The following is a genomic window from Malus sylvestris chromosome 7, drMalSylv7.2, whole genome shotgun sequence.
CCAGATGAACACCCTGGATGCTCCGCCGCCCAGACGAGCTCCGGCGAAGCCTTCCGCCCACTCCCTCAAAACAGAGGCAAGAACATTGACGCCTAGCCTCAGAGGCCGCCTAGGCGCGCCTTGAGGTGAGCCTTTTAAAACACTGGAAAAGATTCATCGACATATAGATTCCATGCTGGATAAAAATGTTTTCAAAGGACCATATAGGTTATGACATTATGTAACTACAAGAAATCCAAGAAAGAACTTTGAGGTATGATGTATAATTCATATAAACAATGTCATCCGTACAATTAGATTACTGTTTTGGGTTCTTGACTTTCACCAAAACAATTGAGAGCTAAGAGGCATGAAATGAAGAGAATTTTAATGCCTGAAAAAAGAGTTCCGTAATTATTCGTATTGGAACAGTTACATTGTAGAATCAATGTTATCCATTATCTGGGTCTGAGGGATTCAGatgccttttggttttcaattttttgtagGTGGCACCTTATAAGGGAAGGATGGGTGAATCAAGTCGTAGCTTTAAAACATCCACAGAATTACTCAAAGTACTCAATCGTATCTGGACTCTTGAAGAGCAACATGCATCTAATATATCATTGGTTAAAGCACTGAAAATGGAACTAGATCATTCTCATGCAAGAATTAAAGAGTTGTTGCATGAGAAAGAATCAGATAGGCAAGAAATGGGCGACTTGATGAAGCATGTTACAGAAAATAAACTTGTTTGGAAGAATAAGGACCAAGACCGAATCAAAGCTTCTGTCCAATCGCTTAGGGATGAGCTAGAAGGTGAGAGGAAGTTGAGAAAGCATTCAGAGAGCCTGCATTGGAAGCTAGCTCGAGAGCTCCCTGAAATGAAATCTTCTTTCTCTAATGCTCTGAGAGAGCTCGAAAGGGAGAGAAAAGCGCGTATCCTATTAGAAAACTTGTGCGATGAGTTTGCCAATGGAATAAAAGAGTATGAACAAGAGGTGCGATCCCTGAAGCAAAAGCCCGAGAAGGGTCACAGTGGTAACATCAGCTCTGACAGATTAATTCTCCATCTTTCAGAAGCATGGCTTGATGAACGGATGCAAATGAAGATGCCTGAAGCTCAGAGCGACTATGCGGAGAGGAATACAATTGTGGACAAGTTAGGTTTTGATATAGAAACCTTTCTTCAGGCTAAACGATCTATTGAGACAAAGAAAAATAGGAAGTTATCCCCAAAGGAGCTGAAGGGAAATTGCTCACGCCAGCAGTCATTAGAGTCCTTTCCATTGAATCAGGCTACAAGTGCACCACAACATGTAGCTGATGAAGATTCCACCGACAATGATTCACACTTTGTAGACGTAAGCAAGAGTGCTAGTGGAAGGCAAGTCAAGCGCGGCTCTAGACAGCGAAAAAATAATGTTGCAGAGGGCCAATATGAAGGAATAGCGAGATCTAATTCTGTGAGGGAGAAAGTATCACAGGAGAACACTAAGGCCAATAGCTTGTGTGATTTACAAGGGCAATTTGAAGAACGTATGACCAAAAGAGTGTCCTATAATGCAAACAGAAGCCAATCTGCAAATAGGGAACATGGTGAAATAGTGGGAGTAGAAAATCAAGCTCTGATTGACAATCTTGAAGAATCTGAGTACTGCGATTTGATCACAGGTCTAAAAGAAATACAAAGTAAACGACTTAGCACACGTGGAATGAAATCCAGTCATCCCGAAAGTAATTGCAGGGTGGAAACTTGTGTCCAGCCTGTGCATACAGGTAATGCTAGTCCAGTACAGCAATGGATGTCAAAACTAAGAACCCCAGATTTTGGGAAATCTCAATCTTCATGGGAATGGCCTCCAGGCCTCGACGAAAATACGTTGATGGCAAAACTACTAGAAGCCAGGTTAGAAGCAAAGCGCTCTCGCATGAAAACTTCCAAGGGGCCTCTCTAGTTTCTCATGGTAAGCTTATAACATGAAGAATATCTGATCTTTGAATTGAGGCCAGAATCTTTGGAAACTGGAGTTTCTTGTGCAAATGCCAAAACGCAGTATACTTTGTACATGAGGAAGTGTTTTGTTAGTCACCTTGTTATAAATATTACTTAGTTCTCATCCAAGTCTCCACTTACGATCAGTAAACCTCCC
Proteins encoded in this region:
- the LOC126630695 gene encoding uncharacterized protein At5g41620-like, producing MEREEKGSESERKKQGGVVVKRLKRGVLVRKRGGLCSTPPPIWRLVDFCSQSHRKPTSEFLNLHSAASVSARKLCSSVWEIEQMSKARGGLHRKQRSRNGVGISRLLAEAESPAGSTHDQPASASSLRRLVSAPLIQNHQSVESNGCALQPLSPASCSSLEVAPYKGRMGESSRSFKTSTELLKVLNRIWTLEEQHASNISLVKALKMELDHSHARIKELLHEKESDRQEMGDLMKHVTENKLVWKNKDQDRIKASVQSLRDELEGERKLRKHSESLHWKLARELPEMKSSFSNALRELERERKARILLENLCDEFANGIKEYEQEVRSLKQKPEKGHSGNISSDRLILHLSEAWLDERMQMKMPEAQSDYAERNTIVDKLGFDIETFLQAKRSIETKKNRKLSPKELKGNCSRQQSLESFPLNQATSAPQHVADEDSTDNDSHFVDVSKSASGRQVKRGSRQRKNNVAEGQYEGIARSNSVREKVSQENTKANSLCDLQGQFEERMTKRVSYNANRSQSANREHGEIVGVENQALIDNLEESEYCDLITGLKEIQSKRLSTRGMKSSHPESNCRVETCVQPVHTGNASPVQQWMSKLRTPDFGKSQSSWEWPPGLDENTLMAKLLEARLEAKRSRMKTSKGPL